The following proteins are encoded in a genomic region of Streptomyces sp. NBC_01723:
- a CDS encoding NCS1 family nucleobase:cation symporter-1, with the protein MTALEDRRSSAESSDTATSSGLYTYDLAPTKREGRRWGAYNVFTLWANDVHSLGNYAFAIGLFALGLNVWGILAAFALASVLLFLLLTLSGFMGHKTGVPFPVMSRIAFGIKGAKIPAVVRGVVAIAWFGIQTYLAAAVLSALLVAMFPGLARLDTNSLLGQSTLGWITFLVLWALQVLIVSYGMQMIRRYMAFAAPTTLLTMCALAVWMFVRADGSVSLSVDDPLTGGAMWLQVLQAAALWVVIYGTFVLNFCDFTRSARSRGSIVRGNVIGIPVNMLFFAVIVAVLSGAQFSLDGHVITSPTDIVRTIPNMFLLAVASLCLIALTVAVNLLANFVAPIYALVNLFPHRLDFRRAGLVSAVLGLVITPWNLYNSPVVVNYFLGGLGALLGPLFGVIMADYWLLRKSRVNVPALYTEDAGAEYHYRRGYNPRAVAAFVPSASVAVVVALVPYFHAAAGFSWFVGAIVAAALYAVIADRASPIRDVDGEAIAVAAE; encoded by the coding sequence ATGACTGCCCTGGAAGACCGCCGCTCGTCCGCGGAGTCCAGTGACACCGCCACCAGCTCCGGCCTCTACACGTACGACCTGGCCCCGACCAAGCGTGAAGGGCGCCGCTGGGGCGCGTACAACGTCTTCACCCTCTGGGCCAACGACGTGCACAGCCTGGGCAATTACGCCTTCGCGATCGGACTGTTCGCCCTCGGGCTCAACGTGTGGGGCATCCTCGCCGCCTTCGCGCTCGCCTCGGTCCTGCTCTTCCTCCTGCTCACCCTGTCCGGATTCATGGGTCACAAGACGGGCGTACCGTTCCCGGTGATGAGCCGGATCGCGTTCGGCATCAAGGGGGCGAAGATTCCGGCGGTCGTCCGGGGCGTCGTGGCGATCGCCTGGTTTGGTATCCAGACCTATCTCGCGGCCGCGGTGCTGAGCGCGCTCCTGGTGGCCATGTTCCCCGGGCTGGCCCGCCTGGACACGAACTCCCTGCTCGGGCAGTCGACGCTCGGCTGGATCACTTTCCTGGTCCTGTGGGCCCTCCAGGTGCTCATCGTGAGCTACGGCATGCAGATGATCCGCCGGTACATGGCCTTCGCGGCGCCCACCACACTGCTCACCATGTGCGCCCTCGCGGTGTGGATGTTCGTCCGGGCGGACGGCTCGGTCTCCCTGTCCGTCGACGATCCGCTCACCGGCGGCGCGATGTGGCTCCAGGTGCTGCAGGCCGCCGCGCTGTGGGTGGTGATCTACGGGACGTTCGTGCTGAACTTCTGCGACTTCACCCGCTCCGCGCGCAGCCGGGGCTCGATCGTCCGCGGGAACGTGATCGGCATCCCGGTGAACATGCTCTTCTTCGCCGTGATCGTGGCGGTGCTCAGCGGCGCCCAGTTCAGCCTCGACGGGCACGTCATCACCAGCCCGACGGACATCGTGCGGACCATCCCCAACATGTTCCTGCTGGCCGTCGCCTCGCTCTGCCTGATCGCCCTCACGGTGGCGGTGAACCTGCTCGCCAACTTCGTCGCGCCGATCTACGCACTGGTCAACCTCTTCCCGCACCGGCTCGACTTCCGCCGCGCCGGTCTGGTCAGCGCGGTGCTGGGCCTGGTGATCACGCCCTGGAACCTCTACAACAGCCCGGTCGTCGTCAACTACTTCCTCGGCGGGCTCGGCGCGCTGCTCGGCCCGCTGTTCGGCGTGATCATGGCGGACTACTGGCTGCTGCGGAAGTCCCGGGTGAACGTGCCGGCCCTCTACACGGAGGACGCCGGCGCCGAGTACCACTACCGCCGCGGCTACAACCCGCGCGCCGTCGCCGCGTTCGTCCCCAGTGCCTCCGTCGCCGTCGTGGTCGCCCTGGTCCCCTACTTCCACGCCGCGGCCGGGTTCTCCTGGTTCGTCGGAGCGATCGTCGCCGCCGCGCTGTACGCGGTCATCGCGGACCGCGCCTCACCGATCCGCGACGTGGACGGCGAGGCCATCGCCGTGGCGGCGGAGTAA
- a CDS encoding extracellular solute-binding protein: MSSRSPLQGVPAVSDPLRRLSRRRLLRHAMAGTGALLAAGPLSGCASPASASGASALSVWDLFQGGDGMLMDEMIDAVSKGDDGFDVDRTILDWGPSYYTKLAMSAAGGRASDVAAMHLSRLAGYAPGGLVDPVDLDLLAEFGVTEKDFTPAVWSRTRHEGTVYAVPLDVHPFIVFYDKKAAEKAGLLDSSGALAPMGSPEALLEAGKALAEATGQSGILFGHVTDTAQNWRLFAGLYAQTGADFDLPDGGPARIDVDAAVRVVTLMTRLFDGKTNPNNLDYNGALAAFTGGRGGMAMLGEWELPTLKESGIDLGAAPFPQVFDKPAVYTDSHSFVLPHQEDPDPARRREAHRYIAAVLKQSLTWASAGHIPAYQPVLAEPEYAALEPQSSYADAAKVAVLDPPNWFVGAGSNFQNRMCQPLQSALLGNTSPEKAVRQMVREADALLQQPNPVA; this comes from the coding sequence ATGAGTTCTCGTTCGCCCCTCCAGGGGGTGCCGGCCGTGTCCGACCCGCTACGCCGCCTCAGCCGCCGACGGCTGTTGCGCCACGCCATGGCCGGGACGGGAGCCCTGCTCGCCGCCGGGCCGCTGTCCGGCTGCGCCTCACCGGCCTCGGCCTCCGGGGCGTCCGCGCTGAGCGTCTGGGACCTGTTCCAGGGCGGCGACGGCATGCTCATGGACGAGATGATCGACGCCGTGTCCAAGGGCGACGACGGCTTCGACGTGGACCGCACCATCCTGGACTGGGGCCCGTCGTACTACACCAAGCTGGCCATGTCCGCCGCCGGCGGCCGGGCCTCCGACGTGGCCGCCATGCACCTGTCCCGGCTGGCGGGCTACGCGCCCGGCGGCCTGGTCGACCCCGTCGACCTGGACCTGCTCGCCGAGTTCGGCGTCACCGAGAAGGACTTCACACCGGCGGTGTGGTCGCGGACGCGGCACGAGGGCACCGTCTACGCGGTCCCGCTGGACGTCCACCCCTTCATCGTCTTCTACGACAAGAAGGCCGCGGAGAAGGCCGGGCTCCTGGACTCCTCCGGCGCCCTGGCCCCCATGGGCTCGCCGGAGGCACTGCTGGAGGCCGGCAAGGCACTCGCCGAGGCCACCGGGCAGTCCGGCATCCTCTTCGGGCACGTCACCGACACCGCGCAGAACTGGCGCCTGTTCGCCGGGCTGTACGCGCAGACCGGAGCCGATTTCGATCTGCCGGACGGCGGGCCCGCCCGGATCGACGTCGACGCCGCCGTCCGCGTCGTGACCCTCATGACGCGGCTCTTCGACGGGAAGACCAACCCCAACAACCTGGACTACAACGGCGCGCTGGCCGCCTTCACCGGTGGTCGCGGCGGCATGGCCATGCTCGGCGAGTGGGAGCTGCCGACGCTGAAGGAGTCCGGCATCGACCTGGGTGCCGCGCCCTTCCCGCAGGTCTTCGACAAGCCGGCCGTCTACACCGACAGCCACAGCTTCGTCCTGCCGCACCAGGAGGACCCCGACCCGGCCCGGCGCCGCGAGGCCCACCGTTACATCGCGGCGGTCCTCAAGCAGAGCCTCACCTGGGCGAGCGCCGGTCACATCCCCGCGTACCAGCCCGTCCTCGCGGAGCCCGAGTACGCGGCCCTCGAACCGCAGTCGTCCTACGCCGACGCCGCGAAGGTGGCGGTGCTCGACCCGCCCAACTGGTTCGTCGGAGCCGGTTCGAACTTCCAGAACCGGATGTGCCAGCCGCTCCAGTCGGCGCTGCTGGGCAACACCTCCCCCGAGAAGGCGGTGCGGCAGATGGTCCGCGAGGCGGACGCGCTGCTGCAGCAGCCCAACCCGGTGGCCTGA
- a CDS encoding family 43 glycosylhydrolase, protein MPPSPSRHPRTHAGLLVAALLGLLVGLLPGLTAQAGAAPSAPEPRADAAAAAGAFRNPLNSGPDPFMTNWKGNYYLTTTQGGSIKMWRSPSLGTLAAADPVTVWTDTDPSRNRNIWAPEFYRFGDRWYLYYTADDGVDEHHRLYVLESERDDPTGPYHFKAKLAPPNHANDFAIDAGILQLGGRLYLAYSGINQYQHNGLNIAPMSNPYTVSGDAVAINAAGGCPEVREGPEFLYRNGRVWMTYSACDTGKPDYQVWMMSMPLTSDPLVPGNWRQHQGAVFSRADDRGVFGPGHHAFFQSPDGTEDWIVYHAKTTSVNTYSNRTTRAQKFTWRADGSPDFGRPLAMGATQNLPSGDPGSGNYWINDDGRSSGAGSVTYTGAWNSGSGCATQCFWSDDHWSDRAGATATFSFTGTRIALLSVKDTGNGYAAVSIDGGPEQRVDFHNSIRVGEAVQYTSPRLANGRHTLRVRVTGEHNSQSGASFVSVDRAEVYTN, encoded by the coding sequence GTGCCCCCCAGCCCCTCACGCCATCCCCGCACGCACGCCGGCCTGCTCGTCGCGGCCCTCCTCGGGCTGCTCGTCGGCCTGCTCCCCGGGCTCACCGCCCAGGCCGGCGCCGCGCCGTCCGCACCCGAACCCCGTGCCGACGCCGCCGCCGCGGCCGGCGCCTTCCGTAACCCGCTCAACAGCGGGCCCGACCCCTTCATGACCAACTGGAAGGGCAACTACTACCTGACCACCACCCAGGGCGGCAGCATCAAGATGTGGCGCTCGCCGTCCCTGGGCACCCTGGCCGCGGCCGACCCGGTCACCGTCTGGACGGACACCGACCCCTCGCGCAACCGCAACATCTGGGCCCCGGAGTTCTACCGCTTCGGAGACCGCTGGTACCTGTACTACACCGCCGACGACGGCGTCGACGAGCACCACCGGCTGTACGTCCTGGAGTCGGAGCGCGACGACCCGACCGGCCCGTACCACTTCAAGGCCAAGCTCGCCCCGCCCAACCACGCGAACGACTTCGCCATCGACGCCGGCATCCTCCAGCTCGGCGGGCGCCTCTACCTCGCCTACAGCGGCATCAATCAGTACCAGCACAACGGGCTGAACATCGCGCCGATGTCCAACCCGTACACCGTCTCCGGCGACGCCGTCGCGATCAACGCGGCCGGCGGCTGCCCCGAGGTGCGGGAGGGGCCGGAGTTCCTCTACCGCAACGGGCGGGTGTGGATGACGTACTCGGCCTGTGACACGGGCAAGCCGGACTACCAGGTCTGGATGATGTCGATGCCGCTGACCTCCGACCCGCTGGTGCCGGGCAACTGGCGGCAGCACCAGGGCGCGGTCTTCTCCCGGGCCGACGACCGGGGCGTGTTCGGGCCGGGCCACCACGCCTTCTTCCAGTCCCCGGACGGGACCGAGGACTGGATCGTCTACCACGCCAAGACGACGTCGGTGAACACCTACAGCAACCGCACCACCCGGGCCCAGAAGTTCACCTGGCGGGCCGACGGCAGCCCCGACTTCGGCCGTCCGCTCGCCATGGGCGCCACCCAGAACCTGCCCTCCGGCGACCCCGGCTCGGGCAACTACTGGATCAACGACGACGGCCGCTCCAGCGGCGCCGGGAGCGTCACCTACACCGGCGCCTGGAACTCCGGTTCGGGCTGCGCCACGCAGTGCTTCTGGAGCGACGACCACTGGAGCGACCGGGCCGGCGCCACGGCCACCTTCTCCTTCACCGGCACCCGCATCGCCCTGCTCTCGGTCAAGGACACCGGCAACGGCTACGCGGCCGTCAGCATCGACGGCGGTCCCGAACAGCGGGTGGACTTCCACAACTCGATCCGTGTCGGTGAGGCGGTGCAGTACACCAGTCCACGGCTCGCGAACGGCAGGCACACCTTGCGCGTCCGGGTCACGGGGGAGCACAACTCCCAGTCCGGGGCGTCCTTCGTGAGCGTCGACCGCGCCGAGGTCTACACGAACTGA
- a CDS encoding LacI family DNA-binding transcriptional regulator, producing the protein MARPRIKDVARHAGVSEKTVSNVINDYAHVSDRTRRVVRDSIEQLGYRVNLAGRHLRKGRTGIIALVVPELDIPYFAELARHVIREAEERSLTVLIHQSGADRAHELAALAGFGSTFVDGIILSPLALTADDLRDRSGFPPTVLLGELLEEGADHVAIDNESAAREATRHLIRLGRRTVLAVGGVDAPGLGTAEARTRGYRAALAEAGIAYDPSLVIPVDSFRMPAGARAVARLLHDGVRPDALLCLNDQLALGALRALHEHGVDVPGEVAVIGFDDVEGGRFSVPTLSTVAPDKAAVAKVAVELLQRRIEDATGPDGVRADAESGVQSPQDRIVAHRLVLRESTEGHDRS; encoded by the coding sequence GTGGCACGGCCCAGGATCAAGGACGTCGCACGTCACGCGGGCGTTTCGGAGAAGACGGTGTCCAACGTCATCAACGACTACGCCCACGTCTCGGACCGGACGAGGCGGGTCGTGCGGGACTCCATCGAACAGCTCGGATACCGGGTGAACCTGGCGGGCCGCCACTTGCGCAAGGGCCGAACCGGCATCATCGCGCTCGTCGTCCCGGAACTCGACATACCGTACTTCGCCGAACTGGCCCGGCATGTGATCCGCGAGGCCGAGGAGCGCTCCCTGACCGTCCTGATCCACCAGTCCGGGGCGGACCGCGCCCACGAGCTGGCGGCGCTGGCCGGGTTCGGCTCCACCTTCGTGGACGGGATCATCCTCAGCCCGCTCGCCCTGACCGCCGACGACCTGCGCGACCGCTCGGGCTTCCCGCCGACCGTCCTGCTCGGGGAACTGCTGGAGGAGGGCGCCGACCACGTGGCCATCGACAACGAGAGTGCCGCGCGCGAGGCGACCCGCCATCTGATCCGCCTGGGCCGCCGCACCGTCCTGGCCGTCGGCGGGGTCGACGCCCCGGGCCTGGGAACGGCGGAGGCCCGCACCCGCGGGTACCGCGCCGCCCTGGCGGAAGCGGGCATCGCCTACGACCCGTCCCTGGTGATCCCGGTCGACTCCTTCCGGATGCCCGCCGGAGCGCGGGCCGTCGCGCGGCTGCTGCACGACGGGGTTCGGCCCGACGCGCTGCTCTGCCTCAACGACCAGTTGGCGCTGGGCGCGTTGCGGGCGCTGCACGAGCACGGGGTGGACGTGCCCGGGGAGGTCGCCGTGATCGGTTTCGACGACGTGGAGGGCGGGCGGTTCAGCGTGCCGACGCTGAGCACGGTGGCCCCGGACAAGGCGGCGGTGGCGAAGGTCGCCGTGGAGCTGCTGCAACGCCGCATCGAGGACGCGACCGGACCGGACGGCGTGCGGGCCGACGCGGAGTCAGGGGTGCAGTCGCCCCAGGACCGCATCGTGGCCCACCGGCTCGTCCTGAGGGAGAGCACGGAGGGCCACGATCGGAGCTGA